The DNA segment AAGGAACATCCAGGTCAATTCTTCTGCCCATGTCATTACGGCCGTTATGAGAAAAACGGTAAAAACATTGCAGGTACACCACCGTTAGCACCACTTGATTTGTATCCATACAAAGAAAAAGATGGGTACCTTTATTTAGGAAAAGCTCAACCACGGAAGGAGGCGTAATCATTGTTAAACAAAATTTACGATTGGGTAGATGAACGTTTAGATATTACGCCTTTGTGGCGCGATATCGCAGACCATGAAGTACCAGAGCATGTTAATCCAGCGCATCACTTTTCAGCGTTTGTTTATTGCTTTGGCGGTCTAACATTCTTCGTAACTGTCATTCAAATTTTATCTGGTATGTTTTTAACAATGTACTATGTACCAGACATTAAAAATGCTTGGGAATCAGTTTATTATCTTCAAAATGAAGTAGCTTTTGGACAAATCGTACGTGGTATGCATCACTGGGGTGCAAGTTTAGTACTTGTCATGATGTTTTTACATACACTACGCGTCTTTTTCCAAGGTGCCTATAAAAAGCCTCGTGAATTGAACTGGGTTGTCGGAGTTCTTATTTTCTTCGTCATGCTTGGTTTAGGTTTTACAGGTTATTTATTACCATGGGATATGAAAGCGTTATTTGCAACTAAAGTTGGTCTTCAAATCGCTGAAGCTACTCCATTTATTGGAACTTATGTGAAGGTTCTACTAGCAGGTCATGAACACATCGTTGGGGCTCAGACATTAACTCGTTTCTTTGCAATCCACGTATTCTTCTTACCTGGTGCATTGCTTGGATTAATGGGAGCTCACTTTATCATGATTCGTAAGCAAGGTATTTCTGGACCACTTTAAAATTAATCTGACATAGTATATTTTTTCTAATCTCTACGGAAAAAGGAGGGGATTTCTCGATGCATAAAGGTAAAGGTATGAAGTTCGTAGGCGATTCTCGTGTGTTAGCACCTGAAGCACGTAAACAGATGCTTCCTAAAGATTATTCAGAATACCCTGGTAAAACAGAGGCATTCTGGCCGAACTTCCTTTTGAAAGAATGGATGGTAGGAGCTGTATTTCTAGTCGGGTATTTATGCTTAACAGTAGCACATCCAGCTCCGCTTGAAAGGATTGCTGATCCAACTGATACAGGATATATTCCATTACCAGACTGGTATTTCTTGTTCTTGTACCAATTATTAAAATACTCATTTGCATCTGGTCCATATACAGTTATTGGTGCAATGATTATGCCTGGACTTGCTTTTGGAGGACTTTTATTGGCACCGTTCCTTGATCGTGGACCGGAACGCCGCCCAACAAAGCGTCCACTTGCTACTGGATTCATGTTATTGGCGCTAGCTTCCATCGTGTTTTTAACTTGGGAATCTGTTGCTACTCATGACTGGGCTGCTGCAGAACGTCAAGGTAAGATTGTTCCTAAAGTGGAAATCGATAAGTCAAGTGAAGGCTACCAAATTGCTAGTAAAAACACTTGTATAACTTGTCATGGTGAAAATCTACAAGGTGGTGCTGGTGCACCAACTCTTATTGGAACTGGTTTATCAGCTGATGAAGTAGCGAAGATTGCTAAGCAAGGAAAAGGCGGAAAAATGCCTCCAGGTATCTTTAAAGGTACTGATGAAGAGTTAAAGAAACTTTCAGAATTTATTTCTGGATTAGGTAAAGAATAAGTAAATTCAGAAAAGCTGACGGGGAATCGTCAGCTTTTTTATTACAATTGCTACAAAATAGAAATTGAAAAGGGGAGATTTTGTGCGTTGGGTTTATCCTCTCTTGGCAAATCGTTCAATCCTTCAAATCTTGCTTTTAATTAATATAGCAGGAACCATATATGGATATTATTGGTACGGGTGGCAACTTAAGGAGACACCAGCCATTTTTCTTTTATTTGTACCCGACAGTCCAACTGCAAGTTTATTTTTTGTGTTTGTCCTTATTGCTTTTTTATTAAAGAAAAATTGGCCGATAATAGAAGCTTTAGCAATTGTTACACTTTTTAAGTACGGGATTTGGGCAGTTGTCATGAATATTTTAGTTTACTTTGTTCAAGGAGAATTAGATTGGATTGGCTATATGCTAATTTTCTCTCATTTTGCGATGGCAGTTCAAGGACTATTATATGCGCCTTTTTACCGCTTTAGATGGTGGCATTTAATTGTTACGGCTATTTGGACTTTACATAATGATGTCATTGATTACGTATTTTTCATGTTGCCTAGTTATCATATGCTCAATCGCTTCACTCCACAGATTGGATACTTCACTTTTTGGCTCTCAATCGTTTCAATAGGGCTTGCATATTATTTTGTCATTCGACCTGAAAGATTCAAGCTTGAAATAAAATAACCAAACATGGTCTAACCTTGTCCAGCTTTTCATACATTTTAATAGTGATGAAAGGGGGGACAAGGATTGAAAATGAAATGGTTACTTATATTTGCAATTGTCATTATGCTCACTCCCATAACTGTACATGCCGAACAGCAATCGCCAATGGAGAAGCTGGATGATATCTCTGATGAGGCTCTCCAAATGGTGAAGTTTCATAGATATGAGGATGCAAAAAAATTACTTGATTACTTTTCCGATCAGTTTATAAGTATTACTGGAACAGAAAAGCCTTTAACGATGGACGAGGTTAGGATTGTTAACACCTCCCATGATGAAGCGATGGAAGCCGCTGTTAGTCCCAATATGAAATATGAGGAAAGATTAAATAAACTAACAAAATTCCGTCTTGTCATTGATGCAATCGCAACTAGTCATCAACCCTTATGGACAGAAATGGAAGAACCAATCATGACTGCGTTTCACCAAGCGAAGGATGCAGCAATAAATGGTGATACGGCCCATTTTCACTCAAATTTTAATACTTTCTTATCATTATATAATGTCATATATCCAAGTATGAAAATCGATGTGTCAGTAGAAAATATACAAAGATTAGATGCCCGAATTGATTTTATTAATGAGTATCGTTCCCAGGTTATAACTAATACAGACAGCCAACAAGAGCTGACTGCACTTGATACAGATTTGAAAAATCTTTTTGCAAACATGGAAGAAGATGAAGCAGATCCATCACTATGGTGGGTCATTATTTCAACAGGCAGTATTATTATCATGACATTGTCTTATGTAGGTTGGCGTAAGTATCAGGGTGATAAAAATATGAAGAAAAACCGCTCAAGAGACCTAAAAGATTGACGCATCTAATCGGCTTTACTAAAATGAATAGCATCAAGAGCTGATTGGGAGGATCAATATGTTATACCTTGTTTACTTTGCAGTTATTATTCTTATTCCACTCTGGGCCCAATTTAAAGTTAAAAATACCTTTTCAAAATATTCTCGAGTTCCCTCTTCAACCTATGTTAGAGGGGCCGAAGTTGCCAGACAAATATTAAATTCTAATGGTCTCTTCAATGTATCAGTTGAAGAGGGCAGAGGTTTTTTAAGCGATCACTATGACCCAAGGACGAAGACCGTGCGTCTATCGCCTGAAAATTATCATGGTCACTCTATTGCTGCAGCTGCAGTGGCCGCACACGAATGCGGACACGCCATCCAAGACTCTGAGGGTTATGCCTTTCTACGCTTTCGACATGCGTTAGTTCCTGTTGCCAATATAGGATCAAATTTTTCTTGGATTCTGATTATGATTGGAATATTTGCCCACCTGAGTGGGATGCTTTTACTTGGAATTATTTTTATGGCAGTAGCCGTTCTTTTTCAAGTTATCACCCTACCTGTTGAATTTAATGCTTCGAACAGGGCGATGGATCAAGTAGTTTCTTTAGGCTTAGTAGGGAATGGCGAAGAAAGGGAAGCAAAAAAAGTTTTAAATGCAGCAGCTTTAACTTATGTAGCTGCAGCTGCTGTTGCTGTACTTGAATTATTAAGACTGGTACTTATCTTCACGGGTATGAATAGAAGTGATGATTAATACAATAGAAAAGGCTGACTCCTGTCAGCCTTTTTTTAATCGCCTATAGGCATTTTATTTTCATCCAGTGTAAATCCTTCTCCGTGAACATCATGAACGACCGAAATTGAAATAAATGCGTGTGGATCAACCGAAGTAATTAAATTTTTAAGGCGGATTAACTCATTTTTAGCTACCACACAATATAAAACATCACGTTCGTTTTTAGTATAAGAACCGTAACCTTTAAGAGCAGTAACTCCTCGATCCATTTCCTCCATAATTTTTTTGGAAATTTGTTCGTTTTTTTCAGAGATAATCATGGCTCCTCTAGCAGAGTACGCCCCTTCTTGCATGAAATCAATGACCCTTGCTCCCACAAAAACAGCGACTAACGTATACATAGCTTCTTTATAATTTAAGTATGTAATTAATGAGAGGGTAATGACACATGCATCAAAAAGGAACATCGTTTTGCCCATGCCCCAACCAAAAAACTTTTGAGCAAGCCTAGCTATTATATCAACTCCACCAGTGGTACCTCCAAAACGAAAAATGATTCCTAAGCCAATCCCAGCGAAAACACCTGCAAATAAGGCAGCTAACGTTAAATCACTCTTGAGGGGCATTTCTACAGGATTGCGTTGAAGTATCCATAGAAAAATGGAAACGCCAACGGTTCCGATGATTGTATATAAGAAAGCATTTCTTCCTAGCATCTTCCAACCGATAAAAAATAGGGGGATATTCAGTATTAGGTTTGTATAGGATGGATTCCAGCCAAACAAGAAGTAAAGCAATAGTGTTATTCCGGTGAAACCGCCTTCAGCAAGTTTATTTTGCATATTAAAATTAACTAGGCCGAATGAAAAAATGGCAGCGCCTAATAAAATGAAAAAAATATTTTTTATTTTAAGACCAAAAATCATGATCATGCCTCCTCTTCCATATATTTCTCTCTTAGGGCGGTTCTTATTATAGCGAATTAATATGGTTAGAGCAATGCGAAGGCGAAAAGTACCTGTTACGAACGAAAACATTTGTAAATCAGCCTTAATTTAGCTAACATAAAAAAAGATATATATAGTAACTAAGTAAGATTTACTAGTGTTTTGGAAAGAGGTGAAACTAAATGGCCGCAAAGTCAATGAAGGAACTTCAAAAAGAGGTTGATACATACATTGGGCAATTTAAGGAAGGTTATTTTAGTCCTCTGGCTATGCTTGCTAGACTAACTGAAGAGTTAGGAGAGTTAGCTAGAGAAATAAATCATTACTATGGTGAGAAACCAAAAAAATCAAGTGAAACTGAAAAGGCGATAGAGGAAGAGCTTGGCGATCTTCTTTTTGTAATCATCTGTTTAGCTAATTCCTTACATATCGATTTAGAAGAGGCTCATGATATGGTCATGCACAAATTCAATTCAAGGGACAAGGACCGCTGGACAAAAATTAATCAGGATAATAGGGAGTGAAGAAGATGAGTAAAGTTAAGATAATTATTGCTGGCCCCCGTGGACGGATGGGGAGTGAGGCTGTAAAGCTTGTAACAAATACAGAACAGTTTGAACTAGTAGCGGTACTTGATCATAAATTTGATGGAATGATGCTTAGTGATATTGAGGGGTTTCAATCCATTTCAAGTGTCCCCGTGTATATTGACATTGTGAAATGTCTGGAAACCATAGAAGCAGATGTGTTAATTGATTTAACCACTCCAGAGGTTGGTATGTACCATGCCAAAACAGCACTAGAATATAATGTCCGCCCAGTCGTGGGTACAACAGGTTTTTCCAAAGGGAATTTAGATGAATTACAGCAAATTTGTGAAGAAAAGAAATTAGGTTGTATTATCGCACCAAATTTTGCAATCGGTGCAGTTTTAATGATGAAGTTTTCGCAGATGGCTGCTAAATACTTTAACGATGTCGAAATTATTGAAATGCATCATGACCAAAAACTTGATGCCCCCTCTGGTACGGCAGTAAAAACAGCTGAGATGATCTCTGCTGTAAGAGCAGCAAAGAGACAGGGACATCCCAATGAAAAGGAAACACTACCTGGTGCACGCGGTGCAGAATTTGATGGGATGCACGTGCACTCTGTACGATTGCCTGGATTGGTTGCACATCAGCAGGTTTTATTTGGTTCAGATGGTCAGACATTAACCATTCGCCATGACTCTTACAACCGCAGCTCATTTATGTCAGGTGTAAAGGTAGCGGTAGAGTCAGTCATGAAGAATTCGTCCTTTGTATATGGACTTGAAAATATTTTAGAATAGAGGTGAATTATGAATATTTCATTAATAGCGCATGATAATAAAAAAAATGATTTAGTACAATTTGTCACGGCATACCAAGAGATTTTTGGGAAACACACTTTATTCGCTACTGGAACCACTGGATTAAGAATTAGCGAGGCCACTGGCCTACATGTAACACGTTTTCAATCTGGTCCGCTTGGTGGTGATCAGGAAATCGGTGCATTGATTGCAAAAAATAAAATGGATGCCATCTTTTTCTTTCGTGATCCACTAACAGCTCAGCCACACGAACCGGATGTGACGGCTCTCGTTAGATTATGTGATGTGTATTCTATCCCTCTAGCAACTAACATGGGTACGGCTGAATTACTGATTAGAGGATTGGAGCTAGGGTTAATCGATTGGAGAAATATTGTAAAAAAGACTGGTGACGAAAATGAAGAGTGAACATTTACACATCCTTGCTTTTGGGGCCCATGCCGATGATGTAGAAATTGGCATGGCCGGTACCCTTTCGAAGTTTTCTTCAGAAGGAATAAGGGTAGGAATTTGCGATTTGACGGATGCTGATCTTTCTTCTAATGGGAACGTTCAATTAAGAAAAGAAGAAGCAGCTCGTGCAGCAGAGATTTTAGGAGTATCCTACAGAGCTTCCCTTGCAATGCCTGACCGAGGATTATTCTTAAATGAAGACTACATAAAAGAAATAGTAAATGTCATAAGAACACATAAGCCCAAGATTGTATTTGCACCCTATTTTGAAGATCGTCATCCAGATCATGGTAATTGTTCCCGTCTTGTAGAGGAGGCGGTTTTTTCTGCAGGGATAAAAAAATATCATACAGGTATAGAGATGGAGCCACATCGAGTAGAAAAAGTATATTTCTATATGATTAATGGGTTTCATAAGCCTGACTTTACTATTGATATTTCTCCATTCATTGATAAAAAACTTTCTGCCTTACGTGCTTACCGGAGCCAGTTTGAACAGAGTGATCAAAGTATTGAAACCCCATTGGTAAATGGATATATTGAAACGGTGGAAGCAAGAGAAAGAATGTTTGGGAAATTGGTCGGTGTAAGCTATGCAGAAGGATTTAAAACAAAAGTACCAGTACTCTTGGATCGTGATTTGATAGGAGATTAACCACAATGAAACTTAAAATAGGTATTACTTGTTATCCAACTGTTGGAGGATCGGGAGTAGTAGCAACAGAGTTGGGTAAGATGCTTGCAGAAAGTGGACATGAAATTCATTTCATTTCTTCGAGCATGCCGTTTCGGCTAAACAAAATGTATCACAATATTTATTACCATCAAGTTGAAGTAAATCAGTATTCAGTTTTTCAATACCCACCATATGATATTGCTTTAGCTAGTAAAATGGCGGAGGTTGCAAATCGAGAAAAACTAGATGTTCTTCATGTCCATTACGCAATCCCACATGCTGTTTGTGCTATACTAGCCAAACAAATGAGTAATCGAGATATTAAGATTGTCACCACCTTACATGGGACGGATATTACTGTGCTGGGTTATGACCCATCCTTAACAGATGCGATTAAATTTGGAATTGAAAAATCTGATGCTGTGACTGCGGTATCGAACGCACTAGTGAATCAAACGTATGAACTTATTCATCCGGATAAACAAATCGAAACGGTTTATAATTTTATTGATGAACGAATTTACAAAAAGACTGATTCCTCATCATTGAAAGCTGAATTTGAAATAAAAGAGAACGAAAAGGTCATTATCCATGTTTCGAACTTCCGAGCAGTTAAAAGAGTTCAGGATGTCGTGAAAACTTTTGCGAAAATATCTGCAGTCATGCCTGCTAAACTATTATTAGTCGGTGATGGTCCTGAAATATCCATCGTGTGTAAACTTGTTAAACAGCTTGCACTGGAAGATCAAGTGATTTTTCTTGGAAAACAAGAGAATCTTGAGGAATTGTATTCCATTAGTGATTTGAAACTATTGTTGTCTGAAAAGGAAAGCTTCGGGCTCGTGGCTTTAGAGGCCATGGCTTGTGGGGTGCCTTGCATTGGTACGAATGTGGGTGGAATACCAGAAGTAATTCAACAAGGTCAAAACGGATTTATATGTGAGGTAGGAGATATAGAGGATATTTCCACTAAAGCCATTTCATTGTTAAGTGATCCTCGACTTCATCTTGATTTTTCTAATCGCGCCATGGAAACAGTAAAAACAAAATTTATGGCCGACAAAATTGTAGAACAATACGAACAAATATATTTTAAATTAATGAATTAAGGTGAAGTGTATGATAGAACCTTTCTTATCAGCAATTCCTGTTCTAAAAATGCTAGAAGATGCTGGTTATGAAGCCTATTTTGTGGGCGGGTCGGTTAGAGATTACCTATTAAAAAAGGAAATCAGTGATGTGGATATTGCGACATCTGCAACGCCTGAAGAGGTGAAAAGAATTTTCTCTAAGACTGTTGATATTGGAATAAAACATGGAACAGTCCTTGTTCTGTTCAATAGTGGATCGTATGAAGTAACTACGTTTCGGTCTGAAGCAGAGTATCTGGATTTTCGTAGGCCGAAAGAGGTTTCCTTTATTCGTAATCTAAAAGAAGATCTACAGAGAAGAGATTTTTCGATGAATGCGATTGCAATGGACCGGAATGGAATCTTAATGGACCCCTTTGATGGTCAGTCGGCAATAAGGAGAAAAGTAATTCAGACGGTTGGTCTTGCAGAGGAGCGGTTTCACGAGGATGCCTTAAGAATGATGAGAGCGATTCGCTTTGTAAGCCAGCTTTCCTTTACAATTGAACAGGAAACATTAAATGCTTTAAGAAAACATACACATTTACTTGAACATATTGCGATTGAACGGAAGAGAGTAGAATTTGAGAAACTGTTATCTGGGAAAAGTCGGAAAGAAGCTTTTCAACTTTTGCTCGCTACTGATTTGTATGCCTACTTGCCAGGAATGAACAATAATAAAAAGCTCTTAGAAGAGTTGGTACACTTTCAATGTGATCATTTAGGAAGGAAGGAAATGTGGTCCCTGCTAATTTATTGTTTAAAACTAGAAGGGAAAAAAGTCGAGTCATTTTTAAGAGACTGGCGTCTTCCGCTAAAAGATATTAGGGATATCCAGCTCATTGTACAATTTACGAGAATTAGACTAGAGAATGAATGGTCTCTAAGTCAGTTATTTGCTGCTGGCCGGGATGTCCTTATCTCTGTTGAAAAACTCTACCAAGTAATAACGAATAAAATCGGTGATGAGTCGGTTTGTTACTGGGTTGAACGCTATGAGAAACTTCCAATTAAAGAGCGCTCAGAAGTAACTGTAACTGGAACTGATATAATGAACTGGTTTAATAAAAGTGGCGGGCCATGGCTAAAAGAGACCATTTCTAAAATTGAGAATGCCATTTTAGAGGGAAGAGTGGTTAACGATAAACAGAAGATTAAGGAGTGGCTTATAGAGTGCAGTCGGAAATAAGAAAAGAATTGCTTGATGCCTTTACGAATGCTAGTGAAGATTTTTTATCAGGACAACAGTTAGCAGAACTAATCGGCTGCTCAAGAACTGCTGTATGGAAGCATATTGAAGAATTAAGAAAAGAAGGCTTTGAATTAGAAGCTGTCAGAAAAAAGGGATATCGCATTATTAAAACACCTGAAAAAATCACAGCAGATGAGATAAGATTGGGTTTAACGACAGAATTCATAGGTAGGAACATCCATTATGAAGAAAGTGTTGAATCTACTCAAAAGATTGCTCATCGATTGGCTGCTGAGGATGTCCCAGAAGGAACCATGATAATTGCGGAAGAACAACGCTCAGGAAAAGGGAGAATGAACCGGAAATGGCATTCACCTAAATATACTGGAATCTGGATGAGTCTCATACTTCGTCCCAATATCCAACTGACAAAAGCACCACAATTAACCCTTTTAACTGCTGTCGCAGCTGTACAGGCAATTGAAGAGATGACAGGGCTTAATCCGGAAAT comes from the Neobacillus sp. PS2-9 genome and includes:
- the qcrB gene encoding menaquinol-cytochrome c reductase cytochrome b subunit yields the protein MLNKIYDWVDERLDITPLWRDIADHEVPEHVNPAHHFSAFVYCFGGLTFFVTVIQILSGMFLTMYYVPDIKNAWESVYYLQNEVAFGQIVRGMHHWGASLVLVMMFLHTLRVFFQGAYKKPRELNWVVGVLIFFVMLGLGFTGYLLPWDMKALFATKVGLQIAEATPFIGTYVKVLLAGHEHIVGAQTLTRFFAIHVFFLPGALLGLMGAHFIMIRKQGISGPL
- a CDS encoding c-type cytochrome encodes the protein MHKGKGMKFVGDSRVLAPEARKQMLPKDYSEYPGKTEAFWPNFLLKEWMVGAVFLVGYLCLTVAHPAPLERIADPTDTGYIPLPDWYFLFLYQLLKYSFASGPYTVIGAMIMPGLAFGGLLLAPFLDRGPERRPTKRPLATGFMLLALASIVFLTWESVATHDWAAAERQGKIVPKVEIDKSSEGYQIASKNTCITCHGENLQGGAGAPTLIGTGLSADEVAKIAKQGKGGKMPPGIFKGTDEELKKLSEFISGLGKE
- a CDS encoding DUF1405 domain-containing protein; translated protein: MRWVYPLLANRSILQILLLINIAGTIYGYYWYGWQLKETPAIFLLFVPDSPTASLFFVFVLIAFLLKKNWPIIEALAIVTLFKYGIWAVVMNILVYFVQGELDWIGYMLIFSHFAMAVQGLLYAPFYRFRWWHLIVTAIWTLHNDVIDYVFFMLPSYHMLNRFTPQIGYFTFWLSIVSIGLAYYFVIRPERFKLEIK
- the ypjB gene encoding sporulation protein YpjB; the protein is MKWLLIFAIVIMLTPITVHAEQQSPMEKLDDISDEALQMVKFHRYEDAKKLLDYFSDQFISITGTEKPLTMDEVRIVNTSHDEAMEAAVSPNMKYEERLNKLTKFRLVIDAIATSHQPLWTEMEEPIMTAFHQAKDAAINGDTAHFHSNFNTFLSLYNVIYPSMKIDVSVENIQRLDARIDFINEYRSQVITNTDSQQELTALDTDLKNLFANMEEDEADPSLWWVIISTGSIIIMTLSYVGWRKYQGDKNMKKNRSRDLKD
- a CDS encoding zinc metallopeptidase codes for the protein MLYLVYFAVIILIPLWAQFKVKNTFSKYSRVPSSTYVRGAEVARQILNSNGLFNVSVEEGRGFLSDHYDPRTKTVRLSPENYHGHSIAAAAVAAHECGHAIQDSEGYAFLRFRHALVPVANIGSNFSWILIMIGIFAHLSGMLLLGIIFMAVAVLFQVITLPVEFNASNRAMDQVVSLGLVGNGEEREAKKVLNAAALTYVAAAAVAVLELLRLVLIFTGMNRSDD
- a CDS encoding YitT family protein — translated: MIFGLKIKNIFFILLGAAIFSFGLVNFNMQNKLAEGGFTGITLLLYFLFGWNPSYTNLILNIPLFFIGWKMLGRNAFLYTIIGTVGVSIFLWILQRNPVEMPLKSDLTLAALFAGVFAGIGLGIIFRFGGTTGGVDIIARLAQKFFGWGMGKTMFLFDACVITLSLITYLNYKEAMYTLVAVFVGARVIDFMQEGAYSARGAMIISEKNEQISKKIMEEMDRGVTALKGYGSYTKNERDVLYCVVAKNELIRLKNLITSVDPHAFISISVVHDVHGEGFTLDENKMPIGD
- a CDS encoding nucleotide pyrophosphohydrolase, translating into MAAKSMKELQKEVDTYIGQFKEGYFSPLAMLARLTEELGELAREINHYYGEKPKKSSETEKAIEEELGDLLFVIICLANSLHIDLEEAHDMVMHKFNSRDKDRWTKINQDNRE
- the dapB gene encoding 4-hydroxy-tetrahydrodipicolinate reductase, producing MSKVKIIIAGPRGRMGSEAVKLVTNTEQFELVAVLDHKFDGMMLSDIEGFQSISSVPVYIDIVKCLETIEADVLIDLTTPEVGMYHAKTALEYNVRPVVGTTGFSKGNLDELQQICEEKKLGCIIAPNFAIGAVLMMKFSQMAAKYFNDVEIIEMHHDQKLDAPSGTAVKTAEMISAVRAAKRQGHPNEKETLPGARGAEFDGMHVHSVRLPGLVAHQQVLFGSDGQTLTIRHDSYNRSSFMSGVKVAVESVMKNSSFVYGLENILE
- the mgsA gene encoding methylglyoxal synthase; translated protein: MNISLIAHDNKKNDLVQFVTAYQEIFGKHTLFATGTTGLRISEATGLHVTRFQSGPLGGDQEIGALIAKNKMDAIFFFRDPLTAQPHEPDVTALVRLCDVYSIPLATNMGTAELLIRGLELGLIDWRNIVKKTGDENEE
- the bshB1 gene encoding bacillithiol biosynthesis deacetylase BshB1 gives rise to the protein MKSEHLHILAFGAHADDVEIGMAGTLSKFSSEGIRVGICDLTDADLSSNGNVQLRKEEAARAAEILGVSYRASLAMPDRGLFLNEDYIKEIVNVIRTHKPKIVFAPYFEDRHPDHGNCSRLVEEAVFSAGIKKYHTGIEMEPHRVEKVYFYMINGFHKPDFTIDISPFIDKKLSALRAYRSQFEQSDQSIETPLVNGYIETVEARERMFGKLVGVSYAEGFKTKVPVLLDRDLIGD
- the bshA gene encoding N-acetyl-alpha-D-glucosaminyl L-malate synthase BshA gives rise to the protein MKLKIGITCYPTVGGSGVVATELGKMLAESGHEIHFISSSMPFRLNKMYHNIYYHQVEVNQYSVFQYPPYDIALASKMAEVANREKLDVLHVHYAIPHAVCAILAKQMSNRDIKIVTTLHGTDITVLGYDPSLTDAIKFGIEKSDAVTAVSNALVNQTYELIHPDKQIETVYNFIDERIYKKTDSSSLKAEFEIKENEKVIIHVSNFRAVKRVQDVVKTFAKISAVMPAKLLLVGDGPEISIVCKLVKQLALEDQVIFLGKQENLEELYSISDLKLLLSEKESFGLVALEAMACGVPCIGTNVGGIPEVIQQGQNGFICEVGDIEDISTKAISLLSDPRLHLDFSNRAMETVKTKFMADKIVEQYEQIYFKLMN
- a CDS encoding CCA tRNA nucleotidyltransferase, encoding MIEPFLSAIPVLKMLEDAGYEAYFVGGSVRDYLLKKEISDVDIATSATPEEVKRIFSKTVDIGIKHGTVLVLFNSGSYEVTTFRSEAEYLDFRRPKEVSFIRNLKEDLQRRDFSMNAIAMDRNGILMDPFDGQSAIRRKVIQTVGLAEERFHEDALRMMRAIRFVSQLSFTIEQETLNALRKHTHLLEHIAIERKRVEFEKLLSGKSRKEAFQLLLATDLYAYLPGMNNNKKLLEELVHFQCDHLGRKEMWSLLIYCLKLEGKKVESFLRDWRLPLKDIRDIQLIVQFTRIRLENEWSLSQLFAAGRDVLISVEKLYQVITNKIGDESVCYWVERYEKLPIKERSEVTVTGTDIMNWFNKSGGPWLKETISKIENAILEGRVVNDKQKIKEWLIECSRK
- a CDS encoding biotin--[acetyl-CoA-carboxylase] ligase; the protein is MQSEIRKELLDAFTNASEDFLSGQQLAELIGCSRTAVWKHIEELRKEGFELEAVRKKGYRIIKTPEKITADEIRLGLTTEFIGRNIHYEESVESTQKIAHRLAAEDVPEGTMIIAEEQRSGKGRMNRKWHSPKYTGIWMSLILRPNIQLTKAPQLTLLTAVAAVQAIEEMTGLNPEIKWPNDILLNGKKITGILTELQAEADRIHSIIIGIGINVNQKIEDFPEDIQETASSLFIEKDEVVSRAGLIRSFSKHFEKLYLLYLEQGFFPIKILWESYAISIGKVLKARTLTSTIVGRALGITDEGVLKLEDDTGVIHHIYSADIEL